One Bartonella kosoyi DNA segment encodes these proteins:
- a CDS encoding cytochrome c-type biogenesis protein gives MKKNLWLLCFLIAMFSFRLAIAVEPDEILKDTVLERRARDISSHLRCPVCQNQSIDDSDTSLARDLRLLIREKLKMGYSNQQVIDFLVERYGEFILLKPPLNKTTWFLWFSPLMIIIIGASVIFFQLKRYKPEKIMIVDATGKNRQKRYCSQKDIT, from the coding sequence ATGAAAAAAAATCTTTGGCTTTTATGTTTTTTAATCGCAATGTTTTCTTTTCGATTAGCGATAGCAGTAGAGCCGGATGAGATTTTAAAGGATACAGTTCTTGAAAGGCGTGCACGAGATATTTCATCGCATTTACGGTGTCCGGTTTGTCAAAATCAATCAATTGATGATTCAGATACTTCTCTAGCACGTGATTTAAGGCTTTTAATTCGGGAAAAATTAAAAATGGGCTATAGCAATCAGCAAGTGATTGACTTTCTTGTTGAGCGATATGGTGAATTCATTCTCTTAAAACCGCCATTGAATAAAACAACTTGGTTTTTATGGTTTTCACCTTTGATGATTATCATCATTGGTGCAAGTGTCATATTTTTCCAGTTAAAACGGTATAAGCCTGAGAAAATAATGATTGTAGATGCAACGGGGAAAAACAGACAAAAACGCTATTGTAGTCAAAAAGATATTACATAG
- a CDS encoding response regulator transcription factor: MRILIAEDDRNLNHQLVEAVKRAGYVSDSAFDGEEAYFLGSTESYDAVILDIGLPQIDGIRVVEKWRQEGRTMPVLMLTARDRWSDKVLGIDAGADDYVVKPFHLEEVMARLRALIRRATGHATSALCCGNVLLDTKTSRVFVDGQLIKLTSYEFRLLSYLMHHCDRVISRTELTEHLYDQDFDKDSNTVEVFVGRLRKKLGVDLIETIRGIGYRVRTLGDE; this comes from the coding sequence ATGCGTATTTTAATTGCCGAAGATGATCGAAATCTCAATCATCAATTGGTAGAAGCTGTAAAACGTGCAGGATATGTTTCTGATAGTGCTTTCGATGGTGAAGAGGCTTATTTTTTAGGCAGCACAGAGTCTTATGATGCGGTAATACTTGATATAGGTTTACCGCAGATTGATGGTATTCGTGTTGTTGAAAAATGGCGTCAAGAAGGGCGCACTATGCCTGTTTTAATGCTAACGGCACGAGATCGTTGGTCTGATAAGGTACTCGGTATTGATGCAGGGGCTGACGATTATGTTGTGAAGCCATTTCATTTGGAGGAAGTGATGGCGCGCTTGCGGGCACTTATTCGTCGTGCGACAGGACATGCAACAAGTGCCTTATGTTGCGGAAATGTTTTGTTGGATACAAAGACATCCCGTGTTTTTGTGGATGGTCAATTGATTAAACTAACCTCTTATGAATTCAGACTTCTGTCCTATCTCATGCATCATTGTGATAGGGTCATTTCAAGAACAGAGCTGACCGAACATCTTTATGATCAGGATTTTGATAAGGATTCAAATACAGTGGAAGTTTTTGTAGGGCGGTTACGCAAGAAGCTTGGCGTGGATTTGATTGAGACTATTCGAGGTATCGGATATCGCGTGAGAACGCTAGGTGATGAATGA
- a CDS encoding ATP-binding protein, whose product MNVFKEDNWFQKFFFVITRSLSLRVMILSTLWVVISLLSISAVSILFYKRSTEESLERILSAQLYSLIATVTVAPEGTLRGGAGIDDIRYSDPTTGWYWEVVAISHNLKGRLTSPSLGTGEIFTPSDVDIPFDNKFFRSYRIKGNNGQKLKVIESDVVLDSKNHIARFRLVGNIDEAHAQVKKFKRTLQIFLWSFGIGSVLINIALIFFSFQPFKLIQRALNDIREGRVHYVNSDLVSEVMPLAQEMNALIKNNQRIIERFRTQVGNLAHSLKTPLSVIMNETDKMRGEKACLLREQTQIMQAQINRYLQRARIAAQCDSIVYHTSVRSVVDRLVRVMKKLNPDKQIEFIMDIDDIVFSGEKEDLEEIIGNLIENATQWSRAKVLISCYLEENIQEEKYFSIFVEDDGPGLTEDKIDEALKRGRRFDESKPGTGLGLAIVSDMVNEYGGTLFLSRSDLGGLCTKVLLPKMGK is encoded by the coding sequence ATGAATGTTTTCAAAGAGGATAATTGGTTTCAGAAGTTCTTTTTTGTCATTACGCGATCGCTCAGTTTACGTGTTATGATCTTATCAACTCTATGGGTTGTTATTTCTCTTTTATCAATTTCTGCAGTGAGTATTTTATTTTATAAGCGTTCAACTGAAGAAAGCTTAGAGCGTATCCTTTCTGCTCAACTCTACAGTTTGATTGCAACAGTGACGGTAGCCCCAGAAGGCACTTTGAGAGGAGGGGCTGGGATTGATGATATTCGTTACTCTGATCCAACAACGGGATGGTATTGGGAAGTTGTTGCGATATCCCATAATTTAAAAGGAAGATTGACTTCCCCCTCATTGGGAACAGGAGAGATCTTTACACCCAGCGATGTTGATATACCTTTTGACAATAAATTCTTTCGCTCTTATCGAATAAAGGGAAACAATGGACAAAAGCTAAAAGTCATAGAGAGTGATGTTGTTCTTGATAGTAAAAATCATATTGCACGTTTTCGGCTTGTTGGAAATATTGATGAAGCGCATGCTCAAGTAAAGAAATTTAAGCGAACTTTGCAAATTTTTCTTTGGAGTTTTGGTATTGGGAGTGTTCTGATTAATATTGCTCTTATTTTCTTTAGTTTTCAACCGTTTAAGCTTATTCAACGCGCATTGAATGATATTCGAGAAGGAAGAGTTCACTATGTGAATAGCGATTTAGTCAGCGAAGTGATGCCGCTTGCACAAGAGATGAATGCTCTCATTAAGAATAATCAGCGTATTATTGAGCGATTTCGCACACAGGTTGGTAATCTTGCACATTCATTGAAAACACCTTTGTCCGTGATTATGAATGAGACAGATAAGATGCGCGGAGAAAAGGCTTGTTTGTTGAGAGAGCAAACGCAAATCATGCAAGCTCAAATCAATCGTTATCTTCAGCGGGCGCGGATTGCTGCACAATGCGATAGTATTGTCTATCATACATCTGTTCGCAGTGTGGTTGATCGTTTAGTGCGGGTTATGAAAAAGCTTAATCCTGACAAACAAATTGAATTTATTATGGATATTGATGATATTGTTTTTTCTGGTGAAAAGGAAGATTTAGAGGAAATTATAGGGAATTTGATTGAAAATGCTACTCAGTGGTCTCGCGCAAAGGTGTTGATCTCTTGTTATTTAGAAGAAAACATTCAAGAAGAAAAATATTTTAGTATCTTTGTTGAAGATGATGGCCCTGGTTTAACAGAAGATAAAATTGATGAAGCGTTAAAAAGAGGGCGACGGTTTGATGAAAGTAAACCGGGAACAGGTTTAGGGTTAGCAATTGTTTCAGATATGGTCAATGAATATGGAGGCACTCTCTTTTTATCGCGTTCTGATTTGGGTGGGTTGTGTACAAAAGTCTTATTACCCAAAATGGGAAAATAA
- a CDS encoding heme lyase CcmF/NrfE family subunit, producing the protein MLVELGHIFLAAAFAVSLLEAFLPALGFWKKKRLLMQTAIPLTYITFTLLLFSFLVLIYAHVVSDFSVLNVVENSHSEKPMLYKITGVWGNHEGSMLLWILSLTFFSALVAFFSQDLPEDFKTLILICQSWITSAFLLLILFVSNPFLRMNPPALQGKDLNPLLQDIALAIHPPLLYLGYVGFSLCFSFAVAALIIGHIDRIWAHWVRPWLLLSWCFLTLGIMVGSYWAYYELGWGGYWFWDPVENVSFMPWLSGTALLHCTLVLEKRGILKSWTLFLALLTFSLSLIGTFLVRSGLLISVHSFAFDPARGQAILALLFFSTGAAFLLFALRIPLLKTERFFQLISREGFIVLNNLLLTTITATVLIGTLYPYFIEMLTGQKISVGAAFFNLTCGPLMLLLLLLVPFGSMMAWKRGDFLAVFERLWFVFVLVGIVCFIIFYATSVRDILAVLGIGLSAFVFLGSLADLWGKSGYHKVTFGGRVKRFIKLPWSVVGAAMAHMGLGVTLFGIICVASFGQERILTMNIGEWVTIADKTLHFDAVDNRFGSNYSAMEFYFKIYENKKIVGHITASKRFYSSQNTSTTEVGLQSYGLSQLYIVPGHLDNRGLVVHIWWKPYIICIWLGAFMMAMGGCFSLLGYWFRTGAYKRVLLTLNFRRGH; encoded by the coding sequence GTGCTTGTCGAACTGGGTCATATTTTTTTAGCCGCTGCATTTGCCGTAAGCTTATTAGAAGCTTTCTTACCTGCTTTAGGTTTTTGGAAGAAAAAGCGTTTGTTAATGCAAACAGCTATCCCTCTCACATATATCACTTTTACATTATTGCTCTTCTCTTTTTTAGTGCTGATTTACGCTCATGTTGTCTCTGATTTTTCTGTTTTGAATGTTGTTGAGAATTCTCATTCAGAAAAACCGATGCTCTACAAAATCACAGGTGTTTGGGGCAACCACGAAGGCTCTATGTTGTTATGGATTTTAAGTCTTACTTTTTTTAGTGCATTAGTGGCCTTCTTTAGCCAAGATTTGCCAGAAGATTTTAAGACACTTATTTTAATTTGCCAAAGTTGGATTACAAGCGCTTTTCTTTTATTGATTCTTTTTGTATCCAACCCATTTCTACGTATGAATCCACCAGCATTACAGGGAAAAGATCTCAATCCTCTTTTACAAGATATCGCATTAGCGATCCATCCTCCTCTCCTTTATTTAGGTTATGTTGGTTTTTCACTTTGCTTTTCTTTTGCCGTTGCAGCATTGATTATCGGGCATATTGATAGGATTTGGGCGCATTGGGTTCGTCCTTGGCTTCTACTTTCTTGGTGTTTTTTGACATTGGGGATTATGGTTGGCTCCTATTGGGCTTATTATGAGCTAGGATGGGGAGGATATTGGTTTTGGGATCCTGTTGAAAATGTCTCGTTTATGCCTTGGCTTTCCGGAACAGCTCTTTTACATTGTACTCTTGTTCTTGAAAAACGAGGAATATTGAAAAGTTGGACTTTGTTTTTAGCATTGCTGACTTTTTCTCTTTCTCTGATAGGAACATTTCTTGTTCGCTCTGGTCTTTTAATATCTGTTCATAGTTTTGCTTTTGATCCAGCGCGAGGGCAAGCAATTCTTGCACTTTTATTTTTCTCTACGGGAGCCGCTTTTCTTCTTTTTGCCTTACGCATCCCTCTTTTAAAAACAGAAAGATTTTTTCAGCTAATTTCGCGCGAAGGGTTTATTGTTTTAAATAACTTATTACTGACAACAATAACAGCCACAGTATTGATTGGTACGCTCTATCCTTATTTTATTGAGATGCTAACAGGGCAAAAAATTTCTGTAGGGGCTGCTTTTTTTAACCTCACTTGTGGACCACTCATGCTTTTGCTGTTGTTGCTTGTTCCGTTTGGGTCAATGATGGCATGGAAACGGGGGGATTTTCTCGCAGTTTTTGAACGGTTGTGGTTTGTTTTTGTCTTGGTTGGTATCGTCTGTTTTATAATATTTTACGCGACATCGGTGCGTGATATTCTTGCAGTTTTAGGCATTGGACTCTCAGCGTTTGTTTTTTTAGGCAGTTTAGCGGATCTGTGGGGAAAGAGTGGATATCACAAGGTAACTTTTGGGGGGCGGGTTAAGAGATTTATAAAATTACCATGGTCGGTTGTTGGTGCAGCAATGGCGCATATGGGATTAGGCGTTACATTATTCGGTATTATTTGTGTGGCAAGTTTTGGGCAAGAACGCATTTTAACCATGAACATAGGAGAGTGGGTGACGATAGCGGATAAAACACTTCATTTTGATGCCGTGGATAATCGTTTTGGTTCGAATTATTCGGCAATGGAGTTTTATTTTAAAATATATGAAAATAAAAAAATCGTGGGCCATATCACAGCTTCAAAGCGATTTTATTCAAGCCAAAATACATCAACAACGGAAGTTGGTCTTCAAAGTTATGGCTTATCACAGCTCTATATTGTGCCGGGACATCTCGATAATCGGGGTCTTGTTGTGCATATATGGTGGAAGCCTTATATAATATGTATTTGGTTAGGGGCATTCATGATGGCTATGGGCGGATGTTTTTCCCTTCTGGGATATTGGTTTCGCACTGGAGCCTACAAGAGGGTGTTGCTTACTTTAAATTTTAGGAGAGGACATTGA
- a CDS encoding tetratricopeptide repeat protein, producing the protein MLLLIFAAFFLTFLAIILFFSLRFDDGGEKKWQVQIMNGYKSHRHTVDVHKLYRSDKKRNILKAFSVFFVLLIAWSIYGLTGSPEVKSYFFSELMDKDPKILSQQEKLVRLQALFFRSPHDGKLADALAVGYLEENYFQEAVNTYLDALRLNGETAPRLVGYGLALVGYEGGVITQEAQRAFQKAADLAPTDFYPRLLLADAFHQAGKTAQAVQFLQSFLDTMPKNFAGRSRVEKMMIQLRDSSSEPTKKSDRRQLER; encoded by the coding sequence ATGCTTTTACTCATTTTTGCAGCATTTTTTCTCACTTTTCTGGCAATTATTCTGTTTTTTTCACTCCGTTTTGACGATGGGGGAGAGAAGAAGTGGCAAGTTCAGATCATGAATGGCTATAAAAGCCATAGGCATACAGTTGATGTTCATAAGCTTTATAGGTCCGATAAAAAAAGAAATATTCTTAAAGCTTTTAGTGTTTTTTTTGTTCTTCTGATAGCATGGAGTATTTATGGACTGACAGGAAGTCCAGAAGTGAAAAGTTATTTTTTTAGCGAATTAATGGATAAGGATCCTAAGATTCTAAGTCAACAAGAAAAGCTTGTTCGTCTGCAAGCACTTTTTTTTCGCTCTCCTCATGATGGTAAGCTAGCCGATGCATTAGCGGTAGGGTATCTTGAAGAAAACTATTTTCAAGAAGCTGTGAATACTTATTTAGATGCCCTTCGCTTAAATGGAGAAACAGCGCCAAGGCTTGTAGGATATGGTTTAGCATTGGTTGGTTATGAAGGGGGAGTGATAACGCAAGAGGCACAAAGGGCTTTTCAAAAAGCAGCAGATTTAGCGCCAACAGATTTTTATCCGCGTCTCTTGTTGGCCGATGCATTTCATCAAGCTGGAAAAACGGCGCAGGCAGTGCAGTTTTTACAAAGTTTTCTTGATACAATGCCTAAAAATTTTGCAGGACGCTCACGGGTTGAAAAAATGATGATACAGTTACGTGATTCATCAAGTGAACCGACAAAGAAAAGTGATCGTCGTCAATTAGAAAGATAA
- the ccmE gene encoding cytochrome c maturation protein CcmE: MNNQSLKNSASLKLILKQRKKRRLRIILLCCLVMEIAASLLVYAMRHAVSFFRMPSEITKEDILTGRPLRLGGFVEKGSVQYVGESGVIFFITDNTKHKKVIFNGILPDLFREGQGVIVEGYFDKQDFFIGTRILAKHDETYMPKETADRLKKHYSMEK; the protein is encoded by the coding sequence ATGAACAATCAATCTTTAAAGAACTCTGCTTCGTTGAAGCTTATTTTAAAGCAGCGAAAAAAAAGGCGCTTACGGATCATCTTATTGTGTTGTTTGGTTATGGAAATTGCAGCAAGCCTCCTCGTATATGCAATGCGTCATGCGGTCAGTTTTTTTAGAATGCCCTCTGAAATTACAAAAGAAGATATTTTAACGGGGCGCCCTTTGCGTTTGGGAGGCTTTGTTGAAAAGGGGAGCGTTCAATATGTTGGAGAGAGTGGTGTTATTTTTTTTATAACGGATAACACAAAACATAAAAAAGTGATTTTCAATGGTATTTTACCGGATCTTTTTCGTGAAGGTCAGGGGGTAATTGTCGAAGGGTATTTCGATAAACAGGATTTTTTTATAGGGACGCGTATTTTAGCAAAACATGATGAAACTTATATGCCTAAAGAAACCGCAGATCGCTTGAAAAAACATTACAGTATGGAGAAATAA
- a CDS encoding Do family serine endopeptidase — protein sequence MLKKTFFKTFVAVSFSAVLESALFFSGCTASLWTTKAHASSVFTSLVQQQGFADIVAQVKPAVVAVQVKSNKKKEDWFFSNFFSGPGIDQLPDQHPLKRLFKEFYDFDKPKNKFPHHSQRLRPIAFGSGFFISSDGYIVTNDHVISEGTSYSVVLDDGTELNAKLIGKDPKTDLAVLKVNDKRKFSYVDFGDDSKLRVGDWVVAIGNPFGLGGTVTAGIVSARGRDIGTSSYDDFIQIDAAVNRGNSGGPTFDLNGKVVGVNTAIFSPSGGNVGIAFAIPAGTAKQVVQQLIEKGSVQRGWLGVMIQPVTKEISDSIGLQEAKGALVTDPLKGPAAKAGIKAGDVIISVNDEKINDSRDLAKRIANMSPEDTVTLGILRSGKEEKIKVKLAAMPEDEGKKESSKYLNERGDSDETLEDYGLIVSPSDDGLGLVVTDVDSDSDAADKGIRPGDVIVTVNNKSVKKTSDITDAIKNAQKLGRKAILLQVRTNDQNRFVALPIFKK from the coding sequence ATGTTAAAAAAAACTTTCTTTAAAACATTTGTCGCAGTAAGTTTTTCCGCAGTATTGGAGAGTGCACTGTTTTTTAGTGGATGTACAGCAAGCTTATGGACGACAAAGGCTCATGCAAGTTCTGTATTTACTTCGTTAGTGCAACAACAGGGATTTGCAGATATCGTTGCTCAAGTGAAACCAGCGGTTGTTGCGGTGCAAGTAAAGAGCAATAAAAAGAAAGAAGATTGGTTCTTTAGCAACTTTTTTAGTGGTCCAGGGATTGATCAATTACCCGATCAACATCCTTTAAAAAGGCTTTTTAAAGAGTTTTATGATTTTGATAAGCCTAAAAATAAATTTCCCCATCATTCACAAAGACTCCGTCCTATCGCTTTTGGATCGGGTTTTTTTATTTCGTCTGATGGTTACATTGTAACCAATGATCACGTGATTTCTGAAGGCACAAGTTATTCTGTCGTTCTTGATGATGGTACAGAATTGAATGCAAAGCTCATTGGGAAAGATCCAAAAACTGACCTTGCAGTCCTAAAAGTAAATGACAAAAGAAAATTTTCCTATGTTGATTTTGGAGATGATTCAAAGCTTCGCGTTGGTGATTGGGTTGTTGCTATTGGTAATCCATTTGGCCTTGGTGGAACTGTGACAGCAGGGATTGTTTCGGCCCGTGGACGAGATATTGGTACCAGTAGTTATGATGATTTTATTCAAATTGATGCTGCTGTTAATAGAGGAAATTCCGGAGGTCCAACTTTTGATTTGAATGGCAAAGTTGTTGGCGTTAATACAGCGATTTTTTCTCCTTCAGGAGGGAATGTGGGGATCGCTTTTGCTATTCCGGCAGGGACAGCGAAACAGGTTGTGCAACAACTTATCGAAAAAGGTTCAGTTCAACGTGGTTGGCTTGGAGTTATGATTCAACCAGTAACGAAAGAAATTTCTGATTCGATAGGTTTGCAAGAAGCGAAAGGTGCTTTGGTTACGGATCCATTAAAAGGACCAGCAGCAAAGGCTGGTATCAAGGCAGGTGATGTCATTATTTCAGTAAATGATGAGAAAATTAATGATTCTCGTGACTTGGCAAAGCGTATTGCAAATATGAGTCCGGAAGACACCGTGACTTTAGGGATTTTGAGATCCGGTAAGGAGGAAAAGATCAAAGTTAAACTTGCTGCAATGCCTGAAGATGAAGGGAAGAAAGAAAGTTCAAAATATTTAAATGAACGTGGTGATTCAGATGAAACATTGGAAGATTATGGGTTAATTGTTTCTCCTTCTGACGATGGCTTAGGATTGGTTGTAACAGATGTGGATTCGGATTCAGATGCTGCAGATAAGGGAATCCGCCCAGGTGATGTCATTGTAACAGTGAATAATAAATCTGTTAAAAAAACCTCTGATATTACTGATGCAATCAAGAATGCCCAAAAACTAGGGCGAAAAGCTATTCTCCTACAAGTGCGAACAAATGATCAAAATCGTTTTGTCGCTCTTCCAATTTTCAAAAAATAG
- a CDS encoding response regulator transcription factor, whose translation MKILVIEDDRETGRYLEKAFSEVGHSVDVAYDGDTGYALAETENYDVMVVDRMLLHRDGLSIISQLRAKGNETPVLILSALGQVNDRVTGLRAGADDYLTKPYAFSELLARVEVLQRRKNPKEAETVYCVSNLELDRLAHTVKRGDKNILLQPREFRLLEYLMRYAGQVVTRTMLLENVWDYHFDPQTNVIDVHISRLRAKIEKDFDVPLLHTVRGAGYMLKAPDNKA comes from the coding sequence ATGAAAATACTCGTTATCGAAGATGATCGTGAAACAGGACGTTATCTCGAAAAAGCTTTTTCGGAGGTCGGGCATTCCGTTGATGTTGCCTATGATGGTGATACGGGATACGCTTTAGCTGAAACAGAAAATTATGATGTTATGGTTGTTGATCGAATGCTTTTGCATCGTGATGGGCTTTCTATTATTTCACAATTGCGTGCTAAAGGCAATGAAACACCCGTTCTCATTCTTTCAGCTTTAGGGCAAGTCAATGATCGTGTGACGGGTTTGCGTGCAGGAGCGGATGATTATTTGACAAAGCCTTATGCTTTTTCTGAACTTCTTGCGCGTGTTGAAGTATTACAACGGCGGAAGAATCCTAAAGAAGCAGAAACTGTTTATTGCGTAAGCAATCTTGAGCTTGATCGGTTAGCCCATACGGTAAAACGGGGTGATAAAAACATTCTATTGCAACCACGTGAGTTTCGTCTCCTTGAATATTTAATGCGCTATGCGGGGCAGGTTGTTACACGCACGATGCTTTTGGAAAATGTTTGGGATTATCATTTTGATCCGCAAACAAATGTCATTGATGTTCATATATCGCGCTTGAGAGCCAAAATTGAAAAAGACTTTGATGTTCCACTTCTTCATAC